In a genomic window of uncultured Flavobacterium sp.:
- a CDS encoding YihY/virulence factor BrkB family protein, whose product MKIKNIFSKTWFLLKNTFLEFNDDNAIKLSAALAYYTIFALPPLLIIIITICGFFFGEEAVTGELYGQINGLVGNGAASQIQEAIKNVQLSGDNLFATVFGIVMLLIGASGVFAEIQSSINFIWGLRAKPDKGIKKFIQNRLMSFSMIASVGFLMLVSLFISTTLDLLSSRLKVYFPESTVYLFYVVNLVIVLASITTLFAIIFRTLPDGKIRWKDAFIGSGVTAVLFMIGKFAIGFYLGSSTVASVYGAAGSVIIILVWVYYSAIILYFGAEFTKVYAKSYGGKIYPNEYSVEIAKEIYEIDKPKKEPIEETLQKEKP is encoded by the coding sequence ATGAAAATTAAAAATATATTCTCCAAAACTTGGTTTCTTCTAAAAAATACCTTTTTAGAATTTAACGATGATAATGCAATTAAGCTGAGTGCAGCATTGGCATATTACACCATATTTGCCTTGCCGCCTTTATTAATTATTATAATCACAATTTGTGGTTTCTTTTTTGGAGAAGAAGCTGTAACAGGAGAATTGTATGGACAAATTAATGGTTTGGTAGGTAATGGCGCGGCGAGTCAAATTCAGGAAGCTATAAAAAATGTGCAGTTATCCGGCGATAATCTTTTTGCAACAGTATTTGGAATCGTTATGTTGTTAATTGGAGCATCTGGAGTTTTTGCTGAAATACAAAGTTCCATAAATTTTATTTGGGGATTACGTGCAAAACCAGACAAAGGGATTAAGAAATTTATTCAAAATCGCTTAATGTCATTCTCTATGATTGCTTCAGTAGGATTTTTAATGTTGGTCAGTCTTTTTATAAGTACAACTTTAGACTTACTGAGTTCACGTTTAAAAGTATATTTTCCAGAGAGTACTGTTTATTTATTTTATGTGGTTAACCTAGTTATTGTGCTGGCGAGTATTACAACTCTTTTTGCCATTATTTTTAGAACATTGCCTGATGGAAAAATAAGATGGAAAGATGCTTTTATAGGATCAGGAGTTACAGCTGTCCTTTTTATGATTGGTAAATTTGCCATTGGTTTTTATTTAGGTAGTTCTACGGTTGCTTCTGTGTATGGTGCGGCAGGTTCTGTTATAATAATTCTGGTTTGGGTTTATTATTCGGCAATAATTCTTTACTTTGGAGCAGAATTTACGAAAGTCTATGCTAAGTCTTATGGAGGAAAAATTTATCCAAACGAATATTCTGTAGAAATAGCAAAAGAAATTTATGAAATCGACAAACCCAAAAAAGAACCCATAGAAGAAACATTACAAAAAGAGAAACCATGA
- a CDS encoding TIGR02117 family protein: MLKTTFKFLGWTILGIITFLVLYVISVYLISKITVNSDIVQVDEKDAIPIYILSNGVHTDIVVPITTEIKDWRNEIQFSQTQSKDSLMQFVAFGWGDKGFYLHTPEWSDLKASTALKAIFGVSSSAMHTTFFKQLKEGENCKRILISKDNYQKLVAYISESFNNPTNPEWIQGYSYGKKDAFYEAKGSYSLFYTCNTWANCALKAANQKASLWTIYDKGIFCHYQ; encoded by the coding sequence ATGCTAAAAACAACCTTCAAATTTCTAGGCTGGACAATCCTCGGAATCATTACTTTTCTTGTTCTTTATGTAATCTCCGTTTATTTAATTTCTAAAATTACTGTCAATTCTGATATTGTACAAGTTGACGAAAAAGACGCGATTCCTATTTACATACTTTCCAACGGAGTTCATACTGATATTGTGGTTCCAATTACGACTGAAATTAAAGATTGGCGAAACGAAATCCAATTCAGTCAAACACAATCAAAAGATAGTTTAATGCAATTTGTAGCTTTTGGCTGGGGCGATAAAGGATTTTATTTGCATACGCCGGAATGGTCAGATTTGAAAGCAAGTACGGCTTTAAAAGCTATTTTCGGAGTCAGTTCATCTGCAATGCATACTACGTTTTTTAAACAACTAAAAGAAGGCGAAAATTGTAAACGTATCCTGATTTCAAAAGACAACTATCAAAAGTTAGTCGCCTATATTTCAGAAAGTTTCAATAATCCCACAAATCCGGAATGGATTCAAGGTTATAGCTACGGAAAGAAAGATGCTTTTTATGAAGCAAAAGGAAGTTACAGTTTGTTTTATACTTGTAATACCTGGGCAAACTGCGCACTAAAAGCCGCCAATCAAAAAGCAAGTTTATGGACGATTTATGATAAAGGGATTTTTTGTCATTATCAATAA
- a CDS encoding TonB-dependent receptor — protein sequence MRKIALLLFLLNTVFLFAQKEISGVVKDKAGAPLPGVNILEKGTTNGVSTDFEGSYRIKVKDGATLIFSYIGYTTVEKQATSGDVSIVLDQNGGQILSDVVVVGSRNTKRTVVNSAVPIDVINVKDVTTQSGKIEINQLLQYVAPSFNANKQSGSDGADHVDPASLRGMGPDQTLVLINGKRRHQSSLINLFGTRGRGNTGTDLNAIPVASIKRIEILRDGAAAQYGSDAIAGVINIVTADNVNELTGSVTYGAFNTDAKGDFLPGTPNTKGYRLDTKGNGNSYGKDKSLDGQSVKVAANYGVALGSKGGYVNFTGEFINKEKTLRPGYDFRKGFGDAQINGLNFFGNLAVPIADKTEFYAFGGSSVRNTDAYAFTRNDGERVVESVYPGGYTPRITSKINDNSIAAGIRTETSGGWKMDLSNTFGKNKFHYDIKGTINASLLDKSPLQFDAGGHSLLQNTTNFDISKNYPDVLKGFNIAFGTEFRVEKFEIFAGEEGSYTTYDTNGKPITDPTTQSPPTIPNPDYDPTDPTSSPTIPRPGSSQGFPGYSPANVVNESRTNFSLYTDAELDVTESLMVSGAVRFENYSDFGSTLNGKLASRLKITDHINLRGSVSTGFRAPSLAQVYYNLRFTNFNAGGATEVLLAPNDSPVTRAFGIQKLNEEKAVNASLGFTATFGDFTATVDGYYIKVKDRIVLTGYFDAKPLNLGVDKAQFFANGVDTSTHGLDLVFSWKKSFDFGQFGATLVGNINDMKIDNVKNGTLPGDIFFGKREKAFLLASAPDSKFGLNLNYSIHKFDAGLAFTRFSKVVLVDYADEDDVYNPRLVTDVTLGYKLSKSLKVSIGSNNLFNVYPTKQDEQGNTEAGGYWDAVQMGFSGAYYYARLGFNF from the coding sequence ATGAGAAAGATTGCATTATTATTATTTCTATTAAACACAGTGTTTCTTTTTGCACAAAAAGAAATTTCGGGAGTTGTAAAAGACAAAGCAGGCGCGCCTTTACCCGGCGTTAACATTCTTGAAAAAGGAACTACCAACGGCGTATCAACTGATTTTGAAGGTAGTTACAGAATAAAAGTTAAAGATGGCGCTACTTTAATTTTCAGTTATATTGGATATACTACTGTTGAAAAACAAGCTACAAGTGGCGATGTTAGCATTGTATTAGATCAAAACGGCGGTCAAATTTTAAGTGACGTAGTTGTCGTTGGATCGAGAAATACCAAAAGGACGGTTGTAAATTCCGCAGTTCCAATTGATGTCATTAATGTTAAAGATGTAACAACTCAAAGCGGGAAAATAGAAATCAATCAGCTACTGCAATATGTTGCTCCTTCTTTTAATGCCAACAAACAATCCGGATCTGATGGTGCTGACCACGTCGATCCTGCTTCTTTAAGAGGTATGGGACCTGACCAGACTTTGGTTTTAATTAACGGAAAAAGAAGACATCAATCGTCTCTTATCAACTTATTTGGTACTCGCGGACGTGGAAATACTGGAACGGATTTGAATGCTATTCCGGTTGCTTCTATCAAAAGAATTGAAATTTTGAGAGACGGTGCCGCTGCACAATACGGTTCTGATGCTATTGCAGGTGTTATCAATATTGTAACTGCAGATAATGTTAATGAGTTAACAGGATCTGTTACTTACGGAGCTTTTAATACAGATGCAAAAGGAGACTTTTTACCGGGAACACCAAATACTAAAGGTTATAGATTGGACACAAAAGGAAATGGAAACTCTTACGGAAAAGACAAATCACTTGATGGTCAATCTGTAAAAGTGGCTGCCAATTATGGAGTTGCATTAGGCAGCAAAGGCGGTTACGTTAATTTTACAGGGGAATTTATCAATAAAGAAAAAACTTTAAGACCTGGTTATGATTTCAGAAAAGGTTTTGGTGACGCACAAATCAATGGATTGAATTTCTTTGGAAATCTTGCTGTTCCAATTGCTGATAAAACAGAATTTTATGCTTTTGGCGGAAGCAGCGTTAGAAATACCGATGCATATGCTTTTACCAGAAATGATGGTGAAAGAGTTGTAGAATCTGTTTATCCTGGTGGATATACTCCAAGAATTACTTCAAAAATCAATGACAATTCTATCGCAGCAGGAATTAGAACAGAAACTTCTGGCGGATGGAAAATGGATTTAAGTAATACTTTCGGAAAAAATAAATTTCATTATGATATAAAAGGAACAATAAATGCTTCTCTTTTAGACAAATCTCCTCTTCAATTTGATGCTGGTGGACATAGTTTACTTCAAAACACAACTAATTTTGATATTTCTAAAAATTATCCTGATGTTTTAAAAGGTTTCAATATTGCTTTTGGAACAGAATTCAGAGTGGAAAAATTCGAAATCTTTGCTGGTGAAGAAGGTTCATATACTACTTATGATACTAACGGAAAACCAATCACAGATCCAACGACTCAGAGTCCGCCAACAATCCCGAATCCTGATTATGATCCTACAGATCCAACCTCTTCACCAACTATTCCAAGACCGGGAAGTTCTCAGGGATTCCCAGGATATAGCCCTGCGAATGTCGTAAATGAAAGCCGTACAAACTTCTCTTTATATACGGATGCTGAGTTAGATGTAACGGAATCTTTAATGGTAAGCGGAGCCGTTCGTTTTGAAAATTACAGTGATTTTGGAAGTACTCTAAACGGAAAATTAGCTTCAAGACTTAAAATTACAGATCATATTAATCTAAGAGGTTCTGTAAGTACAGGTTTCCGTGCGCCATCATTAGCACAGGTTTATTATAATTTACGTTTTACAAATTTCAATGCCGGCGGAGCAACCGAAGTACTTTTGGCTCCAAATGATAGTCCGGTTACGAGAGCTTTCGGAATTCAAAAGTTAAACGAAGAGAAAGCTGTAAATGCTTCTTTGGGTTTCACAGCAACTTTTGGAGATTTCACAGCAACTGTTGATGGATATTATATTAAAGTAAAAGATCGTATCGTTCTTACCGGATATTTTGATGCAAAACCATTGAATTTAGGAGTTGATAAAGCTCAGTTTTTTGCAAATGGTGTAGATACAAGCACACATGGTTTGGACTTAGTTTTCTCTTGGAAAAAATCATTTGACTTTGGACAATTTGGAGCAACATTAGTTGGAAACATTAACGATATGAAAATTGATAATGTAAAAAATGGCACTTTGCCAGGCGATATTTTCTTCGGAAAACGTGAAAAAGCATTTTTATTAGCTTCTGCTCCAGACAGTAAATTTGGTTTGAACTTAAATTATTCAATACATAAATTTGATGCAGGTTTAGCTTTTACACGTTTTAGTAAAGTAGTTTTGGTTGATTATGCAGAC
- the pncB gene encoding nicotinate phosphoribosyltransferase, whose translation METTFLKSILDNDFYKFTMQHTVIKLFPKARVRYGFINRGKHVFPPGFADLLRKSVDAMADLRLTKEEKLYLSHHCPYLDPTYFDFLHGYVYDPSEVQISQEGSEIKVTVEGYWYRTILWEVPLMALISELFYKSNHLIRLNDEAVKELTKNKIDNYNKLGVSILEFGTRRRHSYDVHVLINDTLRTFGSESFIGTSNVHFAMVNNIRPLGTHAHEWFMFHAAQYGFKMANFMSLEHWTQVYGGDLGIALTDTYTTEIFFSQFDKKYSKLFDGVRHDSGDPIEFAQKVISHYTKMGIDPKSKVIVFSDSLNYDKVKSITDFCKDKIKMSFGIGTNFTNDVGLPSMNMVIKLTEVKLENRYWEGVVKLSDEKNKNTGTPEMIELAKEVLGIK comes from the coding sequence ATGGAAACAACTTTCCTGAAATCAATTTTAGATAATGATTTCTACAAATTTACGATGCAGCATACTGTAATAAAACTTTTTCCAAAGGCAAGAGTTCGTTATGGTTTTATAAATAGGGGAAAACATGTTTTTCCGCCAGGATTTGCAGATTTACTTCGAAAATCTGTTGATGCAATGGCCGATTTGCGATTGACAAAAGAAGAAAAACTATATTTATCGCATCATTGTCCGTATTTAGATCCAACGTATTTCGACTTTTTACACGGATATGTTTATGATCCGTCAGAAGTTCAAATTAGTCAGGAAGGATCAGAAATAAAAGTTACTGTTGAAGGATATTGGTATCGCACGATTTTATGGGAAGTGCCTTTGATGGCTTTGATTTCGGAGCTTTTTTATAAATCCAATCATTTAATTCGCTTAAACGACGAAGCTGTAAAAGAGCTTACCAAAAACAAAATAGATAATTATAACAAACTTGGAGTTTCGATTTTAGAATTTGGTACAAGACGTCGTCATTCTTATGATGTGCATGTTTTGATAAATGATACACTACGAACATTTGGTTCAGAAAGTTTTATAGGAACCAGCAATGTACATTTTGCAATGGTTAATAATATCAGGCCTTTAGGAACTCATGCACATGAATGGTTTATGTTTCATGCGGCGCAATATGGGTTTAAAATGGCTAATTTTATGAGTCTCGAGCATTGGACGCAAGTTTATGGTGGAGATTTAGGAATTGCCTTGACGGACACTTATACGACTGAAATTTTCTTTAGTCAATTTGATAAAAAATATTCTAAACTTTTTGATGGAGTTCGTCATGATAGCGGAGATCCAATTGAGTTTGCCCAAAAAGTAATTTCACATTATACTAAAATGGGAATTGATCCGAAATCTAAAGTGATTGTTTTCTCGGATTCTTTAAATTATGATAAAGTAAAAAGTATAACCGATTTTTGTAAAGATAAAATCAAAATGTCGTTTGGTATAGGAACCAATTTTACCAATGATGTAGGTTTGCCATCTATGAATATGGTTATAAAACTAACCGAAGTTAAACTTGAAAACAGATATTGGGAAGGAGTTGTAAAACTTTCTGACGAGAAGAATAAAAACACGGGAACGCCCGAAATGATTGAATTGGCTAAAGAAGTACTGGGAATCAAATAG
- the ychF gene encoding redox-regulated ATPase YchF — MKAGIVGLPNVGKSTLFNCLSNAKAQSANFPFCTIEPNIGVVNVPDPRINKLEELVKPERVQMATVDIVDIAGLVKGASKGEGLGNQFLGNIRECNAIIHVLRCFDNDNIVHVDGNVNPIRDKETIDIELQLKDLETVEKRLEKVNRAAKTGNKEAQTEKALLDRIREALLQAKSARTITPQGNDEEVLMESFQLITAKPVLYVCNVDENSAVNGNKYVDQVRELVKDEDAEVIILSVGAEADITELESYEERQVFLEDMGLTEPGASVLIRAAYKLLKQQTYFTAGVKEVRAWTINIGATAPQAAGVIHTDFEKGFIRAEVISYEDYVQYGSEAKAKEAGKFKVEGKEYVVKDGDVMHFRFNV; from the coding sequence ATGAAAGCAGGAATTGTAGGATTACCAAATGTTGGAAAATCAACATTATTTAATTGTTTATCTAATGCAAAAGCGCAAAGTGCGAACTTTCCGTTTTGTACAATCGAACCTAATATTGGTGTTGTAAACGTTCCGGATCCAAGAATCAACAAATTAGAAGAATTGGTGAAACCAGAGCGCGTACAAATGGCAACAGTTGATATTGTTGATATCGCAGGTTTGGTAAAAGGTGCAAGTAAAGGTGAAGGTCTTGGAAACCAATTTTTAGGAAACATTAGAGAGTGTAATGCTATTATTCACGTTTTACGTTGTTTTGATAACGATAATATCGTTCACGTTGACGGAAATGTAAATCCAATTCGTGACAAAGAAACGATCGATATCGAGTTACAATTAAAAGATTTAGAAACTGTTGAAAAACGTTTAGAGAAAGTAAATCGTGCTGCTAAAACAGGAAATAAAGAAGCACAAACTGAAAAAGCACTTTTAGACAGAATCAGAGAAGCATTATTACAAGCTAAATCTGCTCGTACAATTACTCCTCAAGGTAATGACGAAGAAGTTTTAATGGAATCTTTTCAATTAATTACTGCAAAACCAGTATTATACGTTTGTAATGTTGACGAAAATTCAGCAGTAAACGGAAACAAATATGTAGATCAGGTTCGTGAATTAGTAAAAGACGAAGATGCTGAAGTAATTATCCTTTCAGTAGGAGCTGAGGCTGATATTACAGAATTAGAAAGCTACGAAGAGCGCCAGGTTTTCCTAGAAGATATGGGATTAACAGAGCCAGGAGCATCAGTTTTAATTCGTGCAGCTTACAAATTATTAAAACAACAAACTTACTTTACTGCAGGTGTAAAAGAAGTTCGTGCCTGGACAATCAACATTGGAGCAACTGCGCCACAAGCAGCAGGAGTTATCCACACTGATTTCGAAAAAGGATTCATTCGTGCTGAGGTAATTTCATACGAAGATTACGTTCAATATGGTTCAGAAGCAAAAGCAAAAGAAGCAGGAAAATTCAAAGTAGAAGGAAAAGAATACGTAGTAAAAGATGGTGATGTAATGCATTTCCGTTTTAACGTTTAA
- a CDS encoding NAD(P)H-dependent oxidoreductase, whose translation MKIVAFGGSNSQHSINKHFATYAASLFENADVEVLDLNDFAMPLFSVDLEKEIGQHELAKAFLKKIESADVLVISLAENNGNYSAAFKNLFDWSSRITKEVFQQKATLLLATSPGPRGGASVLEIANNALPRYGAQIKATYSLPTFNANFNLEENKISNTELDKELKDIIKSSF comes from the coding sequence ATGAAAATAGTAGCCTTTGGAGGAAGTAACAGTCAGCATTCTATCAACAAACATTTTGCAACTTATGCAGCAAGCTTATTTGAAAATGCAGACGTCGAAGTTTTGGATTTGAATGATTTTGCAATGCCATTATTTAGTGTTGATTTAGAAAAAGAAATCGGTCAGCATGAACTTGCAAAAGCTTTTCTGAAAAAAATAGAAAGTGCTGATGTTTTAGTTATTTCTTTAGCAGAAAATAATGGAAATTATTCTGCGGCTTTTAAAAATTTGTTTGATTGGAGTTCCAGAATAACCAAAGAGGTTTTTCAGCAAAAAGCTACTTTATTATTAGCAACTTCTCCGGGACCTAGAGGAGGAGCTTCAGTTTTAGAAATTGCCAATAATGCTTTGCCAAGATATGGGGCACAAATCAAAGCGACTTATTCATTACCAACTTTCAATGCTAATTTTAATCTGGAGGAAAATAAAATCTCAAATACAGAGTTAGATAAAGAATTAAAAGACATTATTAAGTCTAGTTTTTAA
- a CDS encoding transglutaminase domain-containing protein, protein MTLRKIVFAFFLLNIVSINLSYSQQYSAIDSLVLKYPSFGSTEKLAERIKKDFTSEHDKARAIYSWIALNLDYDLKTYLNPPEPKTFTSKNEAENAKQIQLAHTSTTQKTFRSKKGVCEGFSLLYQHLATLSGLKCQVVVGDSKRLLNDIGRKRLGSNHAWNTVQIDGKWILIDATWGNGYFDEKRQVVVKKFTSIYFDMAPEYFYMTHFPESSMYAGNTGNKEAFLNGPLIYDEYVDNSCEISAPYSGIVHANDGDKITFQIKNISRIENLYYLNKKEEHVNIENAKEKDGALEFQVTYNRKYGRFITFFLYNRALVAFKIVPKQI, encoded by the coding sequence ATGACACTAAGAAAAATCGTCTTTGCATTCTTTTTATTAAATATTGTTTCTATCAATCTATCTTATTCACAACAATACAGCGCGATTGATAGTCTTGTTTTGAAATATCCAAGTTTTGGAAGTACAGAAAAATTAGCCGAAAGAATAAAAAAAGATTTTACATCAGAACATGATAAAGCGCGAGCAATTTATAGTTGGATTGCTTTGAATTTGGATTATGACTTAAAAACGTATTTAAATCCGCCAGAACCAAAAACTTTTACTTCTAAGAATGAAGCAGAGAATGCCAAACAAATTCAATTAGCGCATACAAGTACAACTCAGAAAACATTTAGATCTAAAAAAGGAGTATGCGAAGGATTTTCTTTATTGTACCAGCATTTGGCTACATTATCGGGATTAAAATGTCAGGTCGTAGTTGGAGATTCTAAAAGATTATTGAATGATATTGGAAGAAAAAGATTAGGATCAAATCATGCTTGGAATACAGTTCAAATCGACGGAAAATGGATCTTAATTGATGCTACGTGGGGAAATGGGTATTTTGATGAGAAGCGTCAAGTTGTTGTAAAGAAATTTACGTCAATTTATTTTGATATGGCTCCGGAATATTTCTACATGACACATTTTCCAGAATCGTCAATGTATGCAGGTAACACCGGAAATAAAGAAGCGTTTTTAAATGGACCACTTATTTATGATGAATATGTAGATAATTCCTGCGAAATTTCAGCTCCATATTCAGGAATTGTTCATGCAAATGATGGCGATAAAATAACTTTTCAAATTAAAAATATTTCAAGAATCGAGAATCTTTATTATTTGAATAAGAAAGAAGAACATGTCAATATTGAAAACGCAAAAGAAAAAGACGGAGCATTAGAATTTCAGGTTACTTATAATAGAAAATATGGCCGATTTATAACTTTTTTTCTTTATAACCGAGCTCTTGTAGCTTTTAAAATTGTTCCTAAACAAATATAA
- a CDS encoding DNA topoisomerase IV subunit B yields the protein MLEQNQYTEDNIRSLDWKEHIRMRPGMYIGKLGDGSSPDDGIYILLKEVLDNCIDEFVMGSGKTIEVTIKDKTVSVRDYGRGIPLGKVVDVVSKMNTGGKYDSKAFQKSVGLNGVGTKAVNALSNYFRVESVRDDKQKGAEFSAGNLVLEEDIIDTTKRKGTKVTFTPDESIFKNYKFRMEYVIKMVKNYCYLNNGLTIIFNGEKYISENGLRDLLEETINAEDLEYPIIHLKDHDIEIALTHSKTQYSEEYHSFVNGQNTTQGGTHLAAYREAIVKTIREFYNKNFEASDVRKSIVSAISIKVMEPVFESQTKTKLGSTDMGSDDGTPPVSVRTFVNDFVKNKLDNYLHKNPPTAEALLRKILQAERERKELSGIRKLATDRAKKANLHNKKLRDCRAHLPDTKNPRNLESTLFITEGDSASGSITKSRDVNTQAVFSLRGKPLNSYGMTKKIVYENEEFNLLQAALDIEDGLEKLRYNNIVIATDADVDGMHIRLLLITFFLQFFPELIKEGHLYILQTPLFRVRNKKETIYCYSDEERKDAIEKLKPKPEITRFKGLGEISPDEFKNFIGETIRLDPIMMDKNTSIEQLLSFYMGKNTPDRQEFIIKNLKVELDAVEEEV from the coding sequence ATGCTAGAGCAAAATCAATATACCGAAGATAATATTCGATCACTCGATTGGAAAGAACATATCCGTATGCGTCCCGGGATGTATATCGGAAAATTGGGAGATGGATCTTCGCCGGATGATGGTATTTATATTCTGTTAAAAGAGGTTTTAGACAACTGTATCGATGAGTTCGTAATGGGCTCAGGAAAAACTATTGAAGTGACTATCAAGGATAAAACGGTTTCTGTTCGTGATTACGGACGTGGAATTCCGTTAGGAAAAGTAGTCGATGTTGTTTCGAAAATGAATACCGGAGGAAAGTACGATTCTAAAGCTTTCCAGAAATCAGTAGGTTTAAATGGTGTCGGAACAAAAGCAGTAAATGCACTTTCAAATTATTTTAGAGTAGAATCTGTTCGTGATGATAAACAAAAAGGAGCAGAGTTTTCAGCAGGAAATTTAGTTTTAGAAGAAGATATAATCGACACTACGAAGCGAAAAGGAACAAAAGTTACTTTTACGCCGGATGAATCGATCTTTAAAAATTACAAATTCCGTATGGAATATGTAATTAAAATGGTTAAAAACTATTGTTACCTAAACAATGGTTTGACGATTATTTTTAATGGTGAAAAATATATTTCGGAAAATGGACTTCGTGATTTATTAGAAGAAACTATAAATGCTGAAGATCTTGAATATCCAATTATTCACTTGAAAGATCACGATATTGAGATCGCTTTAACGCACAGTAAAACGCAATATAGCGAAGAATATCACTCTTTTGTCAACGGTCAGAATACTACACAAGGAGGAACGCACTTAGCGGCTTACAGAGAAGCTATTGTAAAAACGATTCGTGAGTTTTACAACAAAAACTTTGAAGCATCTGACGTTCGTAAATCGATCGTAAGTGCGATTAGTATCAAGGTAATGGAACCGGTTTTTGAATCTCAGACCAAAACTAAATTAGGTTCTACAGATATGGGTTCTGATGATGGAACGCCACCAGTTTCTGTACGTACGTTTGTAAACGATTTTGTAAAGAATAAATTAGATAATTATTTACATAAAAATCCTCCAACAGCAGAAGCATTATTGCGTAAAATTCTGCAAGCTGAACGTGAGCGTAAAGAATTATCAGGAATTAGAAAATTAGCGACAGATCGTGCTAAAAAAGCGAATCTTCATAATAAAAAATTAAGAGATTGTCGTGCGCATCTTCCAGATACAAAGAATCCTAGAAACTTAGAAAGTACGCTTTTTATTACCGAGGGAGATTCGGCTTCCGGATCGATTACAAAGTCGCGTGATGTGAATACTCAAGCGGTTTTCAGTTTACGTGGTAAACCTTTGAATTCCTACGGAATGACAAAGAAAATTGTGTATGAAAACGAAGAATTCAATTTACTGCAAGCGGCTTTAGATATCGAAGACGGATTGGAAAAATTGCGTTATAACAATATCGTAATCGCAACCGATGCCGATGTTGATGGTATGCACATTCGTTTGTTATTGATTACGTTTTTCCTTCAGTTTTTTCCTGAGTTAATCAAAGAAGGACATTTATATATCTTGCAAACACCGCTTTTCAGGGTTCGAAATAAAAAAGAAACCATCTATTGTTATTCAGATGAAGAAAGAAAAGATGCGATCGAGAAACTAAAACCAAAACCAGAAATTACCCGATTTAAAGGTTTGGGAGAGATTTCGCCAGATGAGTTCAAAAACTTTATTGGAGAAACCATTCGACTTGATCCAATTATGATGGATAAAAATACTTCGATTGAGCAATTATTGTCTTTCTATATGGGAAAAAATACTCCGGACAGACAAGAGTTTATCATCAAGAATTTGAAGGTTGAATTGGATGCGGTTGAAGAGGAAGTTTAG
- a CDS encoding transglutaminase domain-containing protein, translating to MILKKIAFIFLFLSFIFPHLSYSQKYDAIDNIVLKYPKHFGSTESLAERIQKDFTTEHDKARAIYSWIALNIKYDYKAYLNPPKSIRFSYRNEAEKQRQIEALKDKTWQKAFDSQKAVCEGFTLLYQRLATLVGLKAEVIRGDSKRLLSDIGRENLQSNHAWNMVQIDRKWILVDATWGQGYYDSNKKAMVNYFNSVYFDTDPKYFFAKHFPDSGVYLNEKLNKDDFLNGPLIFDATIEGNYEILSPDSGIIEANDGDKITFRIKNISKADTLFYVKKGKATKIENPREVRGSLEFQVTYDKKMGSYITFFLYQNSIASFKILPK from the coding sequence ATGATCCTAAAAAAGATTGCCTTCATATTCCTTTTCCTGAGTTTTATTTTTCCGCATTTGTCGTATTCTCAAAAATACGATGCGATTGATAATATAGTACTGAAATATCCCAAGCATTTTGGTTCTACAGAAAGTCTTGCCGAAAGAATTCAAAAAGATTTTACAACAGAACATGATAAAGCAAGAGCGATTTACAGCTGGATTGCTTTGAATATAAAATACGACTACAAAGCTTATTTAAATCCGCCAAAATCAATACGATTTAGCTACAGAAATGAAGCCGAAAAACAGAGACAAATAGAAGCATTAAAAGATAAAACGTGGCAAAAAGCATTTGATTCTCAAAAAGCGGTTTGCGAAGGTTTTACACTTTTATATCAGCGTTTAGCTACTTTAGTTGGTTTGAAAGCAGAAGTTATTCGTGGCGATTCAAAAAGATTATTGAGTGATATTGGCCGCGAAAATTTACAATCAAATCACGCCTGGAATATGGTTCAGATTGACAGAAAATGGATTTTGGTCGATGCAACCTGGGGACAAGGATATTATGACAGTAACAAAAAAGCAATGGTGAATTATTTTAATTCTGTTTATTTTGATACTGATCCCAAGTACTTTTTTGCGAAACATTTTCCTGATTCGGGAGTTTATCTGAATGAAAAATTAAACAAAGACGATTTCTTAAATGGACCTCTTATTTTTGATGCAACAATCGAAGGAAATTATGAAATTTTATCGCCTGATTCGGGAATTATAGAAGCAAATGATGGAGATAAAATTACTTTCAGAATTAAAAATATTTCAAAAGCAGATACACTTTTTTATGTGAAAAAAGGAAAAGCAACTAAAATCGAAAATCCAAGAGAAGTAAGAGGATCATTAGAATTTCAGGTTACTTATGATAAAAAAATGGGATCTTATATTACTTTCTTTTTGTATCAAAATAGTATCGCATCTTTCAAAATACTTCCAAAATAA